The window AGTTAAGGGCGAGTTGGCAGTGTCAAGGGTGAGGTGAGAAAGAGGAGACCTCTGCTATTCAGGGGATCGACCAAGATCTACCTGAGGAAGCAGAGGCCCTGTGGCTCAGTCTGTCACGGGCGGAACCGACGTGTTCGCGCCTGGTCATATCGGTGAGTTGACGCAGGTCATCCCACTCGAGCTGGTGGATGCAGTGCTGGACGAGACCGGGGCTCGCGAGCGACGACTGCGAAGTCTCCCCTCACGCGTCGGGGTGTACTTCGTACTCGCGCTCGGGTTGTTCGGGCACCTGGGAACCGGCCTGGTGTGGGGCAAACTCGTGGCCGGACTGACCGTCATGGTGCCGCGACCATCGGAGAAGGCACTTCGCGATCTCCGTCGGCGGGTCGGCGTGGCCCCGCTCAAGCAGCTGTTCGACGTGCTGGCCGGCCCGCTGGCCCAGCCGTCCACGCCCGGAGTGCGTTACCGCTGCTGGCGCACGGTCGCCTTCGACGGCTGCGGGAGCCTGAACGTCCCCGACCACGAACGCAACTGGTCCTGGCTCGGCCGAACCCAGCGCCGTCACGGTCCAACGGGCTACCCCCGGCTGATGCTCATGACTCTGTGCGAAACCGGCACCCGCGGCCTGATCGGCGCCGTCTTCGGCCCCGCCAGCAAGGGTGAAACCGACTACGCTCACGACCTGGTCGGCCACCTGACCTCGGACATGCTTGTTCTGGCGGACCGCGCCTTCGACAGCAACAGACTGCTGGTAGACATCGCGGCTCAAGGGGCCCAGTTCCTGATTCGCGCCACCAGCGTCCGACGCCCGCCGGTGCTGGCACTGCTGCCCGACGGCTCCTACCTGACCCGGATCGGTGACCTCTCGTTGCGAGTGATCGAGGCCGAGGTCCGCTCCCGTACCGCCGACGGCGGCGTGTTCGGCGGGACCTACCGCCTGCTGACCACACTCACCGACCACTCCAGCGACCCCGCCGACCACCTGGTGCATCTCTACCACGAGCGTTGGGAGATCGAGATCGCATACCTGGCGCTCCGTCACACTCTGCTCCAGGGGCGAGTCCTGCGTTCGAAGGACCCGGTGGGGCTGACGCAGGAGATGTGGGCACTGCTCACTCTCTATCAAGCCCTGCGCTCTGTCATGGTTACCGCGGTGGAGACGGCATCCGGCTGCGATCCCGACCGAGCCGCTTTCACCGTCGCTTTGGAAGCCGCCCGCGACACGGTCATCAGCTCAGCCGGATCCACTCCCGCCGCTGAGCCGATCATCGGTTGCGACCTGGTGGGACGCATCGGTGCCCGCGTCCTCCAGACGCTGCTTCCCGGCCGTCGGATGCGGCTGTCCACCCGCATCGTGAAATGCGGAACCTCCCGCTACAACAACTGGAATCGCGATGGTCGATCTCGCGGCAGCACGTCGATCACGACCATCGAGATCAGCGTTCGTCCACCGGGCCTCACCGGCACGCATGCCCGACACAGGGCTGACTCCGGCCGCTGGGACAGGGTCTGCCAGATCTTGGCGATGAACTCCAACGAGTCCATGCACGCCCGTGAGATCGCACAACGCCTCGGCCTCACCGTTACGGGACGCATCCTCAGCGGCTTCAACGCGCAACTCTGCTACTGGGCCCGAAACGGACGGCTCATTCGTACGGCACCGAGCACCTACAAGATCACATTCCCTGATGGCTTGACACCGCCAACTCGCCCTTAACTACGTGGCATTGGATGCTCGACGCGGTGCGCTATGTCGTGGACAACGGTGTGAAGTGGGCCAACCTGCCCGCGGACTTCCCGCCGTATCGGCGTGTGCATGCCTTCGCCCGCCGCTGGCAGGTCACGGGGCTGCTCGCTGAACTCCACGACCGGCTGCGCGACCGCGTCCGGGAGAAGGAGGACCGCACGGCGGACCCGACGGCCGCGATCGTGGACTCCCAGTCGGTGCGGGCGGCGGTGAACATCCCGCGCTCGACGTCCGGCTGGGACGGCGGGAAGAAGGTGGGCGGCCGCAAGCGACACCTGGTGGTGGACTGCCTCGGCCTGGTCCTGGCCGTCGCGGTGAGTGCGGCGAGCGTGCAGGACCGCGACGCCGCCGTCCCGCTGCTTCAGCGGCTGCGACGAGAGTACTTCTCCATCCGCCTGGTGTGGGCGGACGGCGGCTATGCCGGCCGGCTCGTTGACTGGGCCCGCGAGAAGCCCCGGCTCACCCTTCAGATCGTCAAACGCACCGATGACACAGTGGGGTTCGTGGTGCTGCCGCGCAGGTGGGTGGTGGAAAGGACGCTGAGCTGGCTGATGCGCTCGCGTCGCCTGGTGCGCGACTACGAAACACTGCCGGCCATGCACGAAGCCATGGTGCTGTGGTCGATGACCATGCTCATGAGCGGTCGCCTGGCCGGACGCCGCCCCGGCGCTTTCAGACGGCCGGCACCGCGAGAGCGGTGAACACTCCCGGCCGCACCTGGAGTGCCCATCCCCGCTCCACCAGGCGTTTCGCCTTCGATCGCAGTCCCTCGACCTTCGCCGGGACGGCCTCGAGCCCGAGAGTGACGGCCAGTTGCTGACAGCGCATGCCCTCCCGGCCCGCTTCAGACTCCAGCACCGACAGGATCCGCTGGTAGTCCGGCGCGAGGGCTGTCGCCGCCATGCCCGTCTCCCGCCGGGGCACCGTCGAACCCGCCACCGCGCTTCCCATCGGCTCCGGGACGACCGAGGGCGGCCCGGCCAGTACCTCGGTCACTGTCACCCGGGCGTCCACCAGCCGCTGAAGCACAGCTTCCGCCTCACCGAGCGCGGCCTGCACCCGCTCGGCCTCCTCCCGCAACCGCGCGATCTCTTCCCGGACCCTCTTCTCCCTGGCCTCCAGCAGACCGAGCACCGACGCCACCAGCGACCTCCACGAACCAGACCAGCGGACGAACCACGCCCATCACTCCCGCCACGAACGGGAGTTCATGCCCACCCACCCGAACTAAACGATCACGTTCGGAAAGCGGATGGCGTCTGAGGTCAGATTCCCGGGAGGCTGGTTGATGAGAGTGTCTCGGCGGATGAGCCGATCAAAGTCGACCGTGACTGGAGCTGTCCGTACGCTGCCGTCCGGATGACGGAACTCGACGCCGGCACGGAGCATGACGTTGATCAGTTCTTGAGCGACGATGCCGTATCCGACGGTGCTGGGGTGGACGCCGTCGAGGGAGAACAGGCCTCCGTCCGTGCGCCGTGCGCCATCGCTGGTGAGGAAGCGGGAGTTCGGCTCCGGGGCCAACGCCGTCAGCTGCGGGGCCAGCGGGTAGGCCCGCCACAACTTCGGCCGGGCCAGCGGGTCTTCGATGTAACGGCGCGAGGCGAGCCGGTCGAGCAGAC of the Streptomyces sp. NBC_00287 genome contains:
- a CDS encoding IS5 family transposase, with amino-acid sequence MLDAVRYVVDNGVKWANLPADFPPYRRVHAFARRWQVTGLLAELHDRLRDRVREKEDRTADPTAAIVDSQSVRAAVNIPRSTSGWDGGKKVGGRKRHLVVDCLGLVLAVAVSAASVQDRDAAVPLLQRLRREYFSIRLVWADGGYAGRLVDWAREKPRLTLQIVKRTDDTVGFVVLPRRWVVERTLSWLMRSRRLVRDYETLPAMHEAMVLWSMTMLMSGRLAGRRPGAFRRPAPRER
- a CDS encoding IS4 family transposase, with the protein product MAQSVTGGTDVFAPGHIGELTQVIPLELVDAVLDETGARERRLRSLPSRVGVYFVLALGLFGHLGTGLVWGKLVAGLTVMVPRPSEKALRDLRRRVGVAPLKQLFDVLAGPLAQPSTPGVRYRCWRTVAFDGCGSLNVPDHERNWSWLGRTQRRHGPTGYPRLMLMTLCETGTRGLIGAVFGPASKGETDYAHDLVGHLTSDMLVLADRAFDSNRLLVDIAAQGAQFLIRATSVRRPPVLALLPDGSYLTRIGDLSLRVIEAEVRSRTADGGVFGGTYRLLTTLTDHSSDPADHLVHLYHERWEIEIAYLALRHTLLQGRVLRSKDPVGLTQEMWALLTLYQALRSVMVTAVETASGCDPDRAAFTVALEAARDTVISSAGSTPAAEPIIGCDLVGRIGARVLQTLLPGRRMRLSTRIVKCGTSRYNNWNRDGRSRGSTSITTIEISVRPPGLTGTHARHRADSGRWDRVCQILAMNSNESMHAREIAQRLGLTVTGRILSGFNAQLCYWARNGRLIRTAPSTYKITFPDGLTPPTRP